The Thermococcus thermotolerans genome contains a region encoding:
- a CDS encoding monovalent cation/H+ antiporter complex subunit F has product MGLESQFMLLMKFVMPIYLLAFVLYAVRAFKGPTIADIILAVDCLSFDVAAFMAILAVYFRSVYLVSGAMVLALWGYLLDIYVAKHIAEGEVGA; this is encoded by the coding sequence ATGGGCCTCGAATCCCAGTTCATGCTGCTCATGAAGTTTGTCATGCCCATATACCTCCTGGCCTTCGTCCTTTACGCAGTCAGGGCATTCAAAGGCCCGACCATAGCCGACATAATCCTCGCCGTTGACTGCCTTTCCTTCGACGTTGCCGCTTTCATGGCCATCCTCGCGGTTTACTTCAGGAGCGTTTACCTCGTCAGCGGGGCGATGGTTCTCGCACTCTGGGGCTACCTGCTGGACATATACGTCGCCAAGCACATAGCCGAAGGGGAGGTGGGAGCGTGA
- a CDS encoding NADH-quinone oxidoreductase subunit B family protein translates to MSGLKSVWVFHVDSGSCNGCDIEILDVLTPYYDAERLGIKLVPSPRHADALLVSGPLTRQTYYAVKAAYEAMPPKPRIVVAIGTCASSGGIFYNGYPIYNPNPERGSDRLRTGGIEVLLAEYGKKPDMYIPGCPPSPEEILYGLAQLLGLKEKKMKGEYYYADEIEFVLPDRPIEERIYLTLRESLRRVVGYFDREKVLEDFMALVEKAQESENPRERLHELVIGYFLREKDSRVKFAIRFLENEYWRLKDAYEKRHLALVKAGVR, encoded by the coding sequence ATGAGCGGGTTGAAGTCCGTTTGGGTCTTCCACGTTGACAGTGGGAGCTGCAACGGCTGCGACATAGAGATACTCGACGTGCTCACGCCCTACTACGACGCCGAGAGGCTCGGAATAAAGCTCGTGCCGAGTCCAAGACATGCCGATGCCCTCCTCGTTTCAGGCCCACTCACGAGGCAGACTTACTACGCTGTCAAGGCCGCTTACGAGGCGATGCCGCCGAAGCCTAGGATAGTTGTTGCCATAGGCACCTGCGCGTCCAGCGGCGGTATATTCTACAATGGTTACCCAATCTACAACCCGAACCCGGAGAGGGGAAGCGACAGGCTCAGGACTGGTGGAATAGAGGTTCTTTTGGCGGAGTACGGGAAAAAGCCCGACATGTACATACCAGGATGCCCACCGAGTCCGGAGGAGATACTCTATGGACTGGCCCAGCTTCTCGGCCTGAAGGAGAAGAAGATGAAGGGCGAGTACTACTATGCAGACGAGATTGAGTTCGTCCTGCCCGACAGGCCGATTGAGGAGAGGATTTACCTGACGCTCAGAGAATCCCTGAGGCGCGTCGTGGGATACTTTGACAGGGAGAAGGTTCTCGAGGACTTCATGGCCCTCGTGGAGAAGGCCCAGGAGAGCGAGAACCCGAGGGAGAGGCTCCACGAGCTGGTCATCGGCTACTTCCTGAGGGAGAAGGACTCCCGTGTGAAGTTCGCGATAAGGTTCCTCGAAAACGAGTACTGGAGGTTGAAGGATGCCTACGAAAAGAGGCACCTGGCACTTGTTAAAGCTGGTGTACGTTAA
- a CDS encoding NADH-quinone oxidoreductase subunit I: protein MAQAISFTDRLKFWRRPEEEVKKAPVTTPYPFIEIEKPPEYRGIPHIDPNLCIGCGACVRACPPDALTIEWDFENGRKRIVFNAARCIRCHRCVEVCPTGAMQGTTRFEIATPNKEDLIEVVDHKLYRCPRCGRYEEFTERQIEKMFQILPKEVIDQHGIAERAFLCRECRMEESAKTLAVQGPYADSLLLSLYPRGSKVMGERR, encoded by the coding sequence ATGGCCCAGGCGATTTCATTCACCGACAGGCTCAAGTTCTGGAGACGGCCTGAGGAGGAGGTTAAGAAAGCTCCTGTTACCACCCCCTATCCCTTCATTGAGATTGAGAAGCCGCCGGAATATAGGGGCATACCTCACATAGACCCCAACCTCTGCATTGGCTGTGGCGCCTGTGTTAGGGCCTGTCCACCAGACGCGCTCACGATAGAGTGGGACTTCGAGAACGGGAGGAAGAGAATCGTCTTCAACGCCGCGCGCTGCATAAGGTGCCACCGCTGCGTCGAGGTCTGTCCAACCGGTGCGATGCAGGGCACAACGAGGTTCGAGATAGCGACGCCGAACAAGGAAGACCTCATCGAGGTCGTTGACCACAAGCTCTACAGATGCCCGCGCTGTGGGCGGTACGAGGAGTTCACCGAGAGGCAGATAGAGAAGATGTTCCAGATTCTTCCGAAGGAAGTCATTGACCAGCACGGCATAGCCGAGAGGGCTTTTCTCTGCAGGGAGTGCAGGATGGAGGAGAGCGCCAAGACCCTAGCGGTTCAAGGGCCCTATGCGGATAGCCTTCTCCTTTCCCTATATCCGAGAGGCTCAAAGGTGATGGGTGAGAGGAGATGA
- a CDS encoding hydrogenase large subunit has translation MECAVCSGGCRSADAVEVLEDVHLREFVERFGKDILECRRLVRNQYMFVVNRDALPAMVDYWHNNREIPETHFSMGIGTDERSIAGKFVYAPVINVQVVPGDGTRNYWVVLKAYLDEDNPEFPSIASELPAAMWAEREVYDLLGFNPKGHPDLRRLVLPEDWPEGVYPLRKDHDYKASPMDTPKCYYKPGPPDTMTVPIGPYHLALDEPAHFRIFVKGETVVDVDYRGFYSHRGIEKIGEGRLTYNQVLFIAERICGICGFQHSTSYAQAVENIAGVEIPERAMYIRTIMLEIERLHSHLLWAGVAAHLTGFDTGFMHAWRIREPVMWLAERLTGNRKTYGINIVGGVRRDFLDYRKEMIMEKIRELRKQVEEFIEIATGTATFVKRAEGVGILPYKVAKAYSVLGPNGRASGRNIDVRRDQPFAAYKDLDFKVPVYKEGDVLARFLIRMDEVFESIWIIEQAIDQMPGGDVFVPIGELPEYEEALGYSEAPRGEVVHYVMTDRKNKVYRWKVRAPTYNNLPAVPEMLKGYSVADAPLIIASIDPCYSCTERVQIVDVETGKAQTLNEQQFNMLSIQKGKGVA, from the coding sequence ATGGAGTGTGCAGTCTGCAGTGGTGGATGCAGGAGTGCCGACGCTGTAGAAGTCCTTGAGGACGTTCACCTGAGGGAGTTTGTTGAGAGGTTCGGGAAGGATATCCTGGAGTGCCGGAGGCTGGTGAGAAACCAGTACATGTTCGTTGTTAACAGGGACGCCCTTCCGGCAATGGTTGACTACTGGCACAACAACAGGGAAATTCCAGAGACCCACTTTTCAATGGGCATAGGGACGGACGAGAGGAGCATAGCGGGGAAGTTCGTCTACGCTCCGGTGATAAACGTCCAGGTGGTTCCGGGGGATGGCACCAGGAACTACTGGGTCGTTCTCAAGGCCTACCTCGACGAGGACAACCCCGAGTTCCCATCCATAGCCTCGGAGCTTCCGGCCGCCATGTGGGCGGAGAGGGAAGTCTACGACCTGCTCGGCTTCAATCCCAAGGGCCACCCCGACCTGAGGAGACTCGTCCTGCCGGAGGACTGGCCGGAAGGGGTCTACCCTCTCAGGAAGGATCATGACTACAAGGCCTCGCCGATGGACACGCCAAAGTGCTACTACAAGCCCGGGCCGCCCGACACGATGACGGTTCCGATTGGTCCGTACCACCTGGCGCTCGACGAGCCGGCCCACTTCAGGATATTCGTCAAGGGAGAGACGGTGGTTGACGTTGACTACCGCGGCTTCTACTCCCACAGGGGAATCGAGAAGATAGGGGAAGGAAGGCTGACCTACAACCAGGTGCTCTTCATAGCCGAGAGGATCTGCGGAATCTGTGGCTTCCAGCACTCAACGAGCTACGCTCAGGCTGTTGAAAACATAGCGGGCGTTGAAATCCCTGAGAGGGCCATGTACATAAGGACAATAATGCTTGAGATAGAGAGGCTCCACTCCCACCTGCTCTGGGCGGGAGTTGCCGCCCACCTTACCGGCTTTGACACTGGCTTCATGCACGCCTGGCGCATAAGGGAGCCCGTCATGTGGCTCGCAGAGAGGCTTACCGGGAACAGGAAGACCTACGGAATCAACATCGTTGGGGGAGTTAGGAGGGACTTCCTCGACTACCGCAAGGAGATGATAATGGAGAAGATCAGGGAGCTCAGGAAGCAGGTCGAAGAGTTCATCGAGATAGCGACCGGTACGGCAACCTTCGTCAAGAGGGCAGAGGGCGTTGGAATTCTGCCGTACAAAGTTGCCAAGGCATACTCTGTTCTCGGTCCGAACGGCAGGGCCAGCGGAAGGAACATTGACGTCAGGAGAGACCAGCCCTTCGCGGCCTACAAGGATCTGGACTTCAAGGTGCCGGTTTACAAGGAGGGCGACGTCTTGGCAAGGTTCCTCATCAGGATGGACGAGGTGTTCGAGAGCATATGGATAATCGAGCAGGCCATCGACCAAATGCCCGGAGGAGACGTCTTCGTGCCGATAGGGGAGCTTCCGGAGTATGAAGAGGCCCTTGGCTACAGCGAGGCTCCAAGGGGTGAGGTCGTCCACTACGTCATGACCGACAGAAAGAACAAGGTCTACCGCTGGAAGGTCAGGGCGCCGACTTACAACAACCTTCCGGCTGTTCCGGAGATGCTCAAGGGCTACAGCGTCGCCGATGCTCCGCTCATCATAGCGAGCATAGATCCGTGCTACTCCTGTACGGAGAGGGTCCAGATAGTGGACGTTGAGACCGGAAAGGCCCAGACTCTGAACGAGCAGCAGTTCAACATGCTCTCAATACAGAAGGGCAAGGGGGTGGCCTGA